A segment of the Actinomyces sp. oral taxon 171 str. F0337 genome:
TGAAACCGGCGTCGTCTGCTTGCTCTGAGCAGCCGTCTTGGATGAGGTCGTTGACCGGGCCGAGCGGCTCTTGGATCCACGCTTCCGCTGAGAAGGAGCCAGGAGAGCAGAAGTCAGATCGCGAGTACTCCGCGCCTCCGAAGCCGGCTCAGGCTCTGAAGCGACGTACTCGGCATGAGCAGCCGCATCGTCGTCAAGCGATTCGTCCTTCCGCGAGTCAGGGAAGAACACATCGGAAGGACGAGACGCAGCAGGGACTTTCTCCTTTTGCGCCTCCGGGATCAGCGCCTGCAGACCCCGTCCGAGTCCGCGCCGTTTCTGAGCCATCAGGCTTCCTCGCCTTCAATTCGGGGAGCGCCCCGCAGAGCAACCTCACGAGCCATTTTCTTGTACGCAATCGCGCCGGTGGACCGGGGATCCCAGAACACCACAGGAGCGCCGAAGGAGGGAGCCTCGGCAACACGGATGGAACGTGGCACCTTAGTGTCCAGCGTGGCATCAGGGAAATAGGAACGGACTTCGGACTCCACCTCACGCGCCAGCGTGGTGCGTCCGTCAAACATGGTGAGCACAATCATGGAGACTCCCAGTCCCGGATTGTGAATGCGCGCGATCCTGTCAATGGAGCGCGTCAACAGAGCGAGTCCTTCAAGGGCGTAGTACTCAGCCTGCATCGGAATAAGAACCTCATCGGCAGCGACGAAGGCATTGATCGTCATTATGCCGAGGCTCGGTGGGCAATCAATGATGACGTAGTCAAGGGGCTCCAGACCCTCGGTTTCACGTGAAACCAGGTAGTCCACCAGTGCACGCCGCAGACGTGACTCCCGCTCAGCGGTGGAGATGAGCTCTATCTCGACAGCAGCTACGTCAATGGTCGCAGGTACGCACCACAGCGACTCGCAGAATCGCGTCTTGGTGACAACGTCCTTGATGAGCATGGTGTCGACGAGGACGTCATAGATGGAGGCACTGTCTTCATCGTGCTCCACCCCCAGTGCTGTTGAGGCATTTCCTTGTGAGTCCGCGTCAATGAGCAGGACGTGCAACCCGCCTTCAGCTAAAGCGGCTGCAAGATTCACTGCGGTCGATGTCTTTCCGACGCCACCTTTTTGGTTGGCGACTGCGATAACACGAGTCCGCTCGGGATGTGGGAACTCTCCACCCGCTACCTCGTCTAACGCGAGGTGCTCGGCCTGGAGCTGATCGAAGATAGACGATCCGGACAAACCTGCTTCTCCTCGGACGGTGACCCAACAGCCCGAGCCAGTCGGGCAGTTACGAGTCTACGCGAGCAGGTCGATCCTTACGCGTTACACCGAACGCGCGCCGTATCTCAACGGTTCTTCGTGCGGCGAATCTCAACGACAGCCGTTGTTTCGTCGCCGGCTGTAACAACCTCATGAATAACGGCGACTGATAATTTTGCCTTTTTA
Coding sequences within it:
- a CDS encoding ParA family protein encodes the protein MSGSSIFDQLQAEHLALDEVAGGEFPHPERTRVIAVANQKGGVGKTSTAVNLAAALAEGGLHVLLIDADSQGNASTALGVEHDEDSASIYDVLVDTMLIKDVVTKTRFCESLWCVPATIDVAAVEIELISTAERESRLRRALVDYLVSRETEGLEPLDYVIIDCPPSLGIMTINAFVAADEVLIPMQAEYYALEGLALLTRSIDRIARIHNPGLGVSMIVLTMFDGRTTLAREVESEVRSYFPDATLDTKVPRSIRVAEAPSFGAPVVFWDPRSTGAIAYKKMAREVALRGAPRIEGEEA